A DNA window from Gigantopelta aegis isolate Gae_Host chromosome 4, Gae_host_genome, whole genome shotgun sequence contains the following coding sequences:
- the LOC121370373 gene encoding FMRFamide-activated amiloride-sensitive sodium channel-like: MAQKPQNMKLMAFKLMRQLGSESNAHGFARIFNSRNRKRKYVWLVLVCLGFLAATVQLTNLVMKYLDYQVVEISVIKESEPIMFPAITVCNIEPISSRKLGILLEKPDSHVLQWLKFLEHFEFANQTAHYSSIVAFYENVGDEALFVRHDVNDFIVHCHFNRMPCSSTNFSTTWDSNYYSCFTFNSGWNKTALLHSSGPQHGLSLVISLENKRPLLGLYGVYDINSNIRYSAGTRVVIHAPATMPSPVDQGFDVPPGFSSSVGLKIVHHTRLPQPYGNCSDGELIGTRRYRNSFFACLQICKQNEVMRKCRCKSASLPQVRYAQLSFCGTVPHWRKRLKYKEMYSRRIHNPALACEMRVRDRMAQDRSYEATCRCYQPCHETLYLRSISLSYWPLEFYQLDALKVMYGDRINYHFLNDTFQSLSDVMNKTNHTLTNKKPSIKQRIKVERASDLIRQNLLRLNVYLEDLSIVEFRQLPAYELMDLLAKIGGTLGLWMGVSILTIMEFIELVMCLVVMVFTSKWSARNADSNV; this comes from the coding sequence ATGGCACAAAAGCCGCAGAACATGAAATTAATGGCATTCAAGCTCATGCGTCAGCTCGGATCAGAAAGCAACGCACACGGCTTCGCTCGAATATTCAATTCGAGaaaccggaaacggaaatacgTATGGCTCGTGCTCGTGTGTCTCGGATTCCTGGCCGCCACCGTTCAGCTGACGAACCTGGTGATGAAGTACCTCGATTACCAGGTGGTGGAGATCTCGGTAATCAAGGAGAGCGAACCAATCATGTTCCCCGCGATCACGGTCTGCAACATTGAGCCGATATCTTCGCGGAAGCTGGGAATTCTGTTGGAGAAGCCCGACTCCCACGTCCTGCAGTGGCTGAAGTTCCTCGAACATTTTGAGTTCGCCAATCAGACAGCTCATTACTCGTCTATAGTGGCCTTCTACGAAAATGTCGGCGACGAAGCACTGTTTGTCCGCCATGACGTCAACGACTTCATTGTCCACTGTCACTTCAACCGAATGCCGTGTTCTTCGACCAACTTCTCCACCACTTGGGACAGCAACTACTACAGCTGCTTCACCTTCAACAGCGGGTGGAACAAAACAGCTCTTCTGCATTCGTCAGGACCACAACACGGTCTGTCTTTGGTGATTTCTTTAGAGAACAAGCGACCCCTGTTAGGGTTATACGGAGTCTATGACATCAATTCTAATATTCGCTATAGTGCCGGGACGAGAGTAGTGATACACGCCCCTGCCACGATGCCAAGCCCAGTCGACCAGGGTTTCGATGTGCCGCCTGGATTTTCCTCGTCTGTGGGATTAAAAATTGTGCACCACACCAGACTGCCACAACCTTATGGAAACTGTTCCGATGGTGAACTAATTGGCACCAGGCGCTACAGAAACTCGTTTTTCGCCTGCCTGCAGATCTGTAAGCAAAATGAAGTGATGAGAAAGTGCAGGTGCAAATCTGCCAGCCTACCCCAAGTCCGGTACGCGCAGTTATCGTTCTGCGGAACTGTTCCCCACTGGAGGAAGCGTCTCAAATACAAAGAGATGTACTCGCGGCGAATTCACAACCCCGCTCTCGCCTGCGAGATGCGCGTTCGGGACCGCATGGCGCAGGACAGGAGTTACGAAGCCACCTGCAGGTGTTACCAGCCCTGTCACGAGACTCTGTATCTACGATCAATCTCTCTGTCCTACTGGCCTCTGGAATTCTACCAGCTAGACGCGCTGAAGGTAATGTACGGCGACCGAATCAACTACCACTTTCTCAACGACACTTTCCAGTCCCTGTCTGACGTGATGAACAAGACCAACCACACACTGACTAACAAGAAACCGTCCATCAAGCAGCGCATCAAGGTGGAACGGGCGTCAGACCTCATCAGACAGAACCTCCTGCGTCTCAACGTTTACTTGGAGGACCTGAGCATCGTGGAATTCCGCCAGCTGCCGGCGTACGAGCTGATGGACTTGTTGGCTAAAATCGGCGGCACGCTGGGTCTGTGGATGGGAGTCTCCATCCTGACGATCATGGAATTTATAGAGCTTGTCATGTGTCTCGTCGTTATGGTGTTCACATCGAAGTGGAGCGCAAGAAATGCGGATAGTAACGTGTAA